A single window of Synechococcus sp. CBW1004 DNA harbors:
- the aroA gene encoding 3-phosphoshikimate 1-carboxyvinyltransferase, with protein MSSPATLTPQSGSLPSEQLLPGGGRLSGSVRVPGDKSISHRALLFGAIAEGETRIEGLLPAEDPLSTAACLRAMGVEVSEIVAGQPVWVRGVGLDGFREPENVLDCGNSGTTMRLMLGLLAGRAGRHFVLSGDASLRRRPMRRVGGPLGEMGASIHGRQGGNLAPLAIEGQSLRGATIRTPVASAQVKSALLLAALTAGGPTTVIEPHLSRDHSERMLRAFGADLRVEAPEGTTVTVHPGPSLRGQEVVVPGDISSAAFWLVAAAITPGSDLTIENVGLNPSRTGILEVLEAMGARVEILNRRDVAGEPVGDLRAQHGALRPFTIGGELIPRLVDEIPILAVAACCAEGVSRISDAAELRVKETDRLAVMARQLGAMGARLQEHPDGLTIEGITPLKAATVDSETDHRVAMSLAVASLVATGDTVLHDPGAAAVSYPGFWDDLSRLRV; from the coding sequence GTGAGCAGCCCTGCCACCCTGACGCCGCAGAGCGGCTCCCTGCCGTCCGAGCAGCTCCTGCCGGGGGGTGGTCGACTGAGCGGATCGGTGCGGGTGCCGGGCGACAAGTCGATCTCCCACCGTGCCCTGCTGTTCGGCGCCATCGCCGAGGGCGAGACGCGCATCGAGGGTCTGCTGCCGGCGGAGGATCCGCTGAGCACCGCCGCCTGCCTGCGGGCGATGGGGGTGGAGGTCTCCGAGATCGTGGCCGGCCAGCCGGTGTGGGTGCGCGGCGTTGGCCTCGATGGCTTCCGGGAGCCGGAGAATGTGCTCGACTGCGGCAACTCCGGCACCACGATGCGGCTGATGCTCGGCCTGCTGGCCGGGCGGGCTGGGCGCCATTTCGTGCTCAGCGGTGATGCCTCGCTGCGGCGCCGGCCGATGCGTCGCGTCGGTGGGCCGCTCGGCGAGATGGGCGCCTCGATCCATGGCCGCCAGGGCGGCAATCTGGCGCCGCTGGCGATCGAGGGGCAGAGCCTGCGTGGGGCCACGATCCGTACGCCGGTGGCCTCCGCCCAGGTGAAGAGCGCCCTTCTGCTGGCGGCCCTCACCGCCGGTGGCCCCACCACCGTGATCGAGCCGCACCTGTCGCGCGATCACAGCGAGCGGATGCTGCGCGCCTTCGGCGCCGATCTGCGCGTCGAAGCCCCCGAAGGCACCACGGTGACGGTGCACCCCGGGCCGTCTCTGCGTGGCCAGGAGGTGGTGGTGCCGGGCGACATCAGCTCGGCGGCCTTCTGGCTGGTCGCCGCCGCGATCACTCCCGGCAGCGACCTCACCATTGAGAACGTGGGCCTCAATCCCAGCCGTACCGGCATCCTCGAGGTGCTCGAGGCCATGGGTGCCCGCGTCGAGATCCTCAATCGCCGCGATGTGGCCGGCGAACCGGTGGGTGATCTGCGTGCCCAGCACGGCGCGCTGCGGCCGTTCACGATCGGCGGCGAGCTGATCCCCCGGCTCGTCGATGAGATCCCGATCCTGGCGGTGGCCGCCTGCTGCGCCGAAGGCGTCAGCCGCATCAGCGATGCCGCCGAGCTGCGCGTCAAGGAGACCGACCGGCTGGCGGTGATGGCCCGCCAGCTGGGGGCGATGGGCGCCCGCCTCCAGGAGCACCCCGATGGCCTCACGATCGAAGGCATCACCCCCCTGAAGGCCGCCACGGTGGACAGCGAGACCGATCACCGGGTGGCGATGAGCCTGGCGGTGGCCTCGCTGGTGGCCACAGGCGACACCGTGCTGCACGACCCGGGCGCCGCCGCCGTGTCCTATCCCGGCTTCTGGGACGACCTCAGTCGTCTGCGTGTCTGA